In Bradyrhizobium erythrophlei, a single genomic region encodes these proteins:
- a CDS encoding thermonuclease family protein, whose protein sequence is MITRRTAALLMFLSLWSQALADDLIGQASIIDGDTLEIHGTRIRLWGIDAPESTQLCRGEDSLQYRCGAKAANELDAFIARRPVNCTPMNLDQYGRTVATCSVGDADLGAWLAHNGLALDWPRYSKGRYEADQRDAERAGRGIWSGSYVEPWLYRACIRSQGSPASCSDDANAHP, encoded by the coding sequence ATGATCACCCGGCGAACCGCAGCCTTGTTGATGTTCCTGTCACTTTGGAGCCAAGCCCTGGCTGATGACCTGATCGGGCAAGCCAGTATCATTGATGGCGACACACTGGAAATACACGGTACACGGATCCGTCTTTGGGGAATTGACGCACCCGAGAGCACCCAACTGTGCCGTGGCGAGGACAGCTTACAATATCGGTGTGGCGCAAAAGCTGCGAATGAACTGGACGCCTTCATTGCGAGACGGCCGGTCAACTGCACGCCGATGAACCTGGACCAGTACGGGCGGACGGTTGCAACCTGTTCGGTCGGAGACGCCGATCTCGGCGCGTGGCTTGCGCACAACGGCCTTGCGCTCGACTGGCCGCGCTATTCAAAAGGAAGGTATGAAGCCGATCAACGCGACGCCGAACGAGCCGGGCGTGGCATCTGGAGTGGCAGTTACGTTGAACCCTGGCTGTATCGGGCCTGCATTCGATCCCAGGGAAGTCCCGCCAGTTGCTCGGACGATGCAAACGCGCATCCTTAG
- a CDS encoding DUF3072 domain-containing protein, producing MKAMVTKYGGVAGRLDGPMTRAQALRLKSLAEEAYQPKQYAPNLSSGEAARRIDALKTEIALADSF from the coding sequence ATGAAAGCCATGGTTACGAAATACGGTGGGGTCGCAGGCCGCCTTGACGGCCCTATGACGCGAGCCCAGGCCTTGCGGCTGAAGAGCTTGGCCGAGGAGGCCTATCAGCCCAAACAGTACGCGCCGAATTTGAGCTCTGGCGAAGCCGCACGGCGCATCGATGCGTTGAAAACGGAGATCGCGCTGGCGGATTCCTTCTAG